From Halotia branconii CENA392, the proteins below share one genomic window:
- a CDS encoding DUF3368 domain-containing protein, which translates to MNTSPLIVLTKINQVNLLFELCDQVIIPSGVVQEICIAPDNDPAKLWILNAGTSYIQDVEQVDPVIAAWGLGLGESHVLSWIYHHPGSEAILDDRVAKTAALALEIPVRGTLGVILLAKREGKVPAARPIFTQLVKVGFRVSTQVVESALKLVGE; encoded by the coding sequence GTGAATACTTCTCCATTGATTGTACTGACTAAGATTAATCAAGTTAATTTGCTGTTTGAACTTTGCGATCAAGTTATTATTCCTAGTGGCGTTGTTCAAGAAATCTGTATTGCACCGGATAATGATCCTGCAAAACTCTGGATTTTGAATGCAGGAACTAGCTATATTCAAGATGTGGAACAAGTCGATCCGGTGATTGCTGCATGGGGTCTTGGTTTGGGAGAAAGTCACGTTCTCTCGTGGATTTATCACCATCCTGGTTCTGAAGCAATTTTAGATGACCGCGTTGCAAAAACTGCGGCACTTGCTTTAGAGATTCCTGTGCGGGGAACTCTGGGTGTGATTCTACTTGCTAAACGGGAAGGAAAGGTACCAGCAGCTAGACCGATTTTCACACAACTGGTTAAGGTTGGTTTTAGAGTCAGTACACAAGTTGTAGAGTCAGCACTGAAACTTGTTGGTGAGTAG
- a CDS encoding UPF0175 family protein, translated as MTIQVSIDLPNDVFSALRSNPETFVQEMRLAAAVKWYEVGTVSQSKAAEIAGVSRHQFLEALHRYNVSPFQVTPEELAQELARD; from the coding sequence ATGACCATACAAGTTAGCATCGACCTTCCCAATGATGTATTTTCAGCACTCCGCAGTAATCCAGAAACGTTTGTTCAAGAAATGCGTTTAGCGGCGGCTGTCAAGTGGTATGAAGTTGGTACAGTTTCTCAATCTAAGGCTGCTGAAATTGCTGGAGTTAGCCGTCACCAATTCCTAGAAGCACTCCATCGCTATAATGTTTCACCTTTTCAAGTAACTCCCGAAGAATTAGCTCAGGAGTTAGCGCGTGACTAG
- a CDS encoding antitoxin — protein sequence MNTAKLSTDGTHQIVILPEDFQLTGTEVYIKKIGNAIILIAKDNPWRSLIDSLDNFSDDFMTNSDRLLIDTRESL from the coding sequence ATGAACACTGCCAAACTTAGCACTGATGGCACACACCAAATTGTGATTTTGCCCGAAGATTTTCAACTCACTGGCACAGAAGTTTATATTAAAAAAATTGGTAATGCAATTATTCTTATTGCCAAAGATAACCCCTGGCGATCGCTTATTGACAGTCTAGACAATTTCTCTGATGATTTCATGACTAATAGCGATCGGCTACTCATCGACACCAGAGAGAGTTTATAA
- a CDS encoding NB-ARC domain-containing protein encodes MSQSNWQVYIAHHPKEEDLAEELATPIREAGYEVVHRGTVMVGESFTEEVSKVLSAGGAVILCGTSRALGTTWASQIVNAARQQTYGGQTRVFCLQMEEDADVGKFSFDECIALYWQNPTKAIEDLIAALKKHYPLNTNIAHSAYRIFQAPPLPTHFVERPEYSDDLKTRLLTESLDSRALVITAIHGLGSVGKSTLAMALAHDEAIQTCFCDGILWAILGQEPNVLSLLSGWVQELGDHSFKPTSVEATSTHLRTLLYDKAVLLVVDDAWNTQDAQAFNVGGSRCQVLVTTRERVIADALAASIYNLDIMTDTQAMELLTKKLGREITGVERQSAQNLAQGVGYLPLALELAAAEVACGTTWDELLADIRQEVARLTSFDRPEAEEITDEASLKRLSLTASLNLSIKRMPLEKQQHFAWLGVLPEDVNINRMMAATLWQMDERDAAKMLQYLRNKALLLTGVPLADGTPTYRLHDLFHDLACNLLTAAPQPRQTGDLPGLGLNLIAAHAAFLEKYRQKTHNNLWHTLADDGYIHQHLVWHLEKAGLFEEIHSLLREESASGNNGWYEMREKLGQAGGYITDISRAWELAQANWNESTLPQVMGLQCRYALMIASLNSLAANLPVELLIALVKNNLWTAEQGLAYALQNPELERKVKALAKLIKYLPPNLEKLAFSEALSAARAIQYELDRADALSALADKLPEVLPEALAAARTIQDESHRADALSALADKLPPELLPEALAAARTIQYESHRVYALSALADKLPEVLPEALAAARAIQDESHRADALSALADKLPEVLPEALAAARAIEDESHRADALSALADKLPPELLPEALAAARAIEDESHRLYALNALADKLPEVLPEALAAARTIQYESHRADALNALADKLPEVLPEALAAARTIQYESHRADALSALADKLPEVLPEALAAARAIQDEKYRANALSALADKLPEVLPEALAAARAIQDEKYRANALSALADKLPEVLPEALSAARAIQYESHRADALSALADKLPPELLPKALAAARTIQYESHRVYALNALADKLPEVLPEALAAARAIQDELHRVYALNALADKLPEVLPEALAAARTIQYELHRVYALNALATDILPEVLPEALTAARAIQDEKYRASALSALADKLPEVLPEALTAARAIQDESHRADALGALASGLSKMPNTKLFPVWQDTLDELSLRTRPNLLADIKALFPVIFALGGEVATAEVAHAIIDVGRWWK; translated from the coding sequence ATGAGTCAGAGCAACTGGCAAGTTTATATTGCCCATCACCCAAAGGAAGAAGATTTAGCGGAAGAATTGGCAACACCCATCCGTGAGGCTGGCTATGAAGTAGTGCATCGCGGAACTGTAATGGTGGGGGAGTCATTCACCGAGGAAGTCTCAAAAGTTCTGAGTGCTGGCGGGGCAGTAATATTGTGTGGGACGAGTAGAGCCTTGGGAACCACTTGGGCATCTCAGATTGTGAACGCAGCCAGACAGCAGACTTATGGTGGACAAACGCGGGTTTTTTGTCTTCAGATGGAAGAGGATGCTGATGTCGGGAAATTTAGTTTTGATGAATGTATTGCTCTCTACTGGCAAAACCCTACAAAAGCAATTGAGGATTTGATTGCTGCGCTTAAAAAGCACTATCCTCTTAATACTAATATTGCTCATTCTGCTTACCGTATCTTTCAAGCGCCACCTTTACCGACACACTTTGTAGAACGCCCAGAATATAGTGATGATTTAAAAACTCGCCTCCTCACAGAGTCATTAGATAGTCGTGCTTTAGTAATTACTGCAATTCACGGCTTGGGTTCTGTGGGTAAATCTACATTAGCAATGGCTTTAGCCCATGATGAAGCAATCCAAACTTGCTTTTGTGACGGTATCTTGTGGGCAATTTTAGGACAGGAACCCAATGTGCTTTCTTTATTGAGTGGTTGGGTGCAGGAACTAGGAGACCATAGCTTTAAACCTACCAGTGTAGAAGCAACTTCCACCCATCTGCGGACACTGCTTTATGACAAGGCTGTATTACTGGTAGTTGACGATGCTTGGAATACGCAAGATGCTCAAGCATTTAATGTTGGTGGGTCGCGTTGTCAAGTTTTAGTAACCACCCGTGAAAGGGTAATTGCTGATGCCTTAGCAGCTAGCATCTACAACCTGGATATCATGACAGATACTCAGGCAATGGAATTGCTGACAAAAAAATTAGGACGGGAGATTACAGGTGTAGAACGTCAGTCAGCCCAAAATTTAGCTCAAGGTGTAGGTTATCTCCCCTTGGCATTAGAACTTGCAGCCGCCGAAGTTGCTTGTGGTACAACTTGGGATGAACTATTGGCGGATATTCGGCAGGAGGTAGCGAGATTAACCAGTTTTGACCGCCCGGAAGCTGAAGAAATTACCGATGAGGCGAGTTTAAAACGCTTGAGTTTAACGGCATCATTAAACTTGAGTATCAAGCGAATGCCATTAGAAAAGCAACAGCATTTTGCTTGGTTGGGGGTGTTGCCGGAGGATGTCAACATTAATAGGATGATGGCGGCGACGCTGTGGCAGATGGATGAGCGTGATGCTGCCAAGATGTTGCAATATTTACGGAATAAGGCATTGTTATTAACAGGAGTACCCCTTGCTGATGGTACGCCTACCTATCGGTTACATGACTTGTTCCATGATTTAGCCTGTAATTTGTTAACTGCTGCGCCACAGCCAAGGCAGACAGGAGATTTGCCAGGGTTAGGTTTAAATCTGATTGCTGCTCACGCTGCTTTTTTGGAGAAATATCGCCAGAAAACCCACAATAATTTATGGCATACCTTGGCTGATGATGGTTACATTCATCAGCATTTAGTATGGCATTTGGAAAAGGCGGGACTCTTTGAAGAGATTCACTCGTTATTGCGGGAAGAGTCAGCGAGTGGGAATAATGGCTGGTATGAAATGCGGGAGAAATTGGGGCAAGCAGGAGGTTACATCACGGATATTTCTCGTGCTTGGGAATTAGCCCAAGCGAATTGGAATGAGTCAACATTGCCCCAAGTGATGGGTTTGCAGTGTCGCTATGCTTTGATGATTGCATCCCTGAATAGTTTGGCAGCTAATTTACCAGTTGAATTGCTGATTGCATTAGTCAAAAATAATCTGTGGACTGCTGAACAAGGTCTGGCTTACGCTTTGCAAAATCCAGAACTAGAAAGGAAAGTCAAAGCCTTAGCAAAGCTAATCAAATATTTGCCACCAAATTTAGAAAAACTAGCATTTTCAGAAGCACTCAGTGCCGCCAGGGCGATTCAGTATGAGTTAGACCGCGCCGATGCCCTCAGTGCCTTAGCTGACAAACTGCCAGAGGTTTTGCCAGAAGCACTCGCTGCCGCCAGGACGATTCAGGATGAGTCACATCGCGCCGATGCCCTCAGTGCCTTAGCTGACAAACTGCCACCAGAGTTGTTGCCAGAAGCACTCGCTGCCGCCAGGACGATTCAGTATGAGTCACATCGCGTTTATGCCCTCAGTGCCTTAGCCGACAAACTGCCAGAGGTTTTGCCAGAAGCACTCGCTGCCGCCAGGGCGATTCAGGATGAGTCACATCGCGCCGATGCCCTCAGTGCCTTAGCCGACAAACTGCCAGAGGTTTTGCCAGAAGCACTCGCTGCCGCCAGGGCGATTGAGGATGAGTCACATCGCGCCGATGCTCTCAGTGCCTTAGCTGACAAACTGCCACCAGAGTTGTTGCCAGAAGCACTCGCTGCCGCCAGGGCGATTGAGGATGAGTCACATCGCCTTTATGCCCTCAATGCCTTAGCCGACAAACTGCCAGAGGTTTTGCCAGAAGCACTCGCTGCCGCCAGGACGATTCAGTATGAGTCACATCGCGCCGATGCCCTCAATGCCTTAGCCGACAAACTGCCAGAGGTTTTGCCAGAAGCACTCGCTGCCGCCAGGACGATTCAGTATGAGTCACATCGCGCCGATGCCCTCAGTGCCTTAGCCGACAAACTGCCAGAGGTTTTGCCAGAAGCACTCGCTGCCGCCAGGGCGATTCAGGATGAAAAATATCGTGCCAATGCCCTCAGTGCCTTAGCCGACAAACTGCCAGAGGTTTTGCCAGAAGCACTCGCTGCCGCCAGGGCGATTCAGGATGAAAAATATCGTGCCAATGCCCTCAGTGCCTTAGCCGACAAACTGCCAGAGGTTTTGCCAGAAGCACTCAGTGCCGCCAGGGCGATTCAGTATGAGTCACATCGCGCCGATGCCCTCAGTGCCTTAGCTGACAAACTGCCACCAGAGTTGTTGCCAAAAGCACTCGCTGCCGCCAGGACGATTCAGTATGAGTCACATCGCGTTTATGCCCTCAATGCCTTAGCCGACAAACTGCCAGAGGTTTTGCCAGAAGCACTCGCTGCCGCCAGGGCGATTCAGGATGAGTTACATCGCGTTTATGCCCTCAATGCCTTAGCCGACAAACTGCCAGAGGTTTTGCCAGAAGCACTCGCTGCCGCCAGGACGATTCAGTATGAGTTACATCGCGTTTATGCCCTCAATGCCTTAGCCACCGACATACTGCCAGAGGTTTTGCCAGAAGCACTCACCGCCGCCAGGGCGATTCAGGATGAAAAATATCGCGCCTCTGCCCTCAGTGCCTTAGCCGACAAACTGCCAGAGGTTTTGCCAGAAGCACTCACCGCCGCTAGGGCGATTCAGGATGAGTCACATCGTGCCGATGCCCTCGGTGCCTTAGCTTCAGGTCTGTCAAAAATGCCGAATACTAAACTTTTCCCTGTGTGGCAAGATACACTTGATGAGTTGTCTCTTCGCACTCGTCCTAATTTGCTGGCAGATATCAAAGCATTGTTTCCAGTTATCTTTGCATTAGGTGGTGAAGTTGCAACGGCAGAAGTTGCCCATGCAATTATAGATGTAGGGCGATGGTGGAAGTAA
- a CDS encoding toll/interleukin-1 receptor domain-containing protein, which translates to MPNVFISHRKSDAQQAERLANELKDAGHEVWFDEWKIDIGDSIVERVDQGLEGSKYLVLCYSSSEMSPWVNREWMSVLARQLSGHQVKVLPILLTGGKPPAILADIKYADLVKDWSQGISELLRAIK; encoded by the coding sequence ATGCCTAATGTCTTTATCAGTCATCGTAAAAGTGATGCTCAACAAGCTGAACGACTGGCGAATGAATTAAAAGATGCTGGGCATGAAGTATGGTTTGATGAATGGAAGATAGACATAGGCGATTCGATTGTTGAGCGTGTTGACCAAGGGCTAGAAGGGTCTAAGTATTTAGTGTTGTGTTATTCCTCGTCTGAGATGTCGCCTTGGGTAAACCGTGAGTGGATGTCTGTGTTAGCCCGACAGTTGTCAGGACACCAAGTAAAAGTATTGCCGATTTTGCTCACAGGAGGAAAACCACCAGCTATTCTAGCCGATATTAAGTATGCAGATTTAGTTAAAGACTGGTCACAAGGCATATCTGAACTGCTGCGGGCAATCAAATGA
- a CDS encoding 2'-5' RNA ligase family protein: MSRFFIALLPPRHIQEYAKQVKQYFADNYGSRAAQKSPPHITLQPPFEWPDADVPLLEASLSEFATKQQSIPITLSGYAAFAPRVIYINVIRSQELLNLQADLVAYTESKLSIVDQVSQTRPFAPHMTIAFRDLTRQNFKAAWPEFAQRQLHFEFIAENLTLLLHDGKRWNVKSEFGFSL, from the coding sequence ATGAGCCGTTTTTTCATTGCCCTTCTACCGCCTCGGCATATTCAAGAGTATGCCAAACAAGTTAAACAGTACTTTGCTGATAACTATGGCAGTCGCGCTGCCCAAAAATCTCCGCCTCACATTACCTTGCAACCGCCCTTTGAATGGCCAGATGCAGATGTGCCACTACTAGAAGCATCTTTAAGCGAGTTTGCCACAAAACAGCAGTCAATACCTATAACCCTCAGCGGTTATGCAGCCTTTGCACCCCGCGTTATCTATATTAATGTTATTAGAAGTCAAGAGCTTTTGAATTTACAAGCTGATTTGGTGGCGTATACAGAAAGTAAGTTGAGTATTGTTGATCAAGTTTCTCAAACGCGCCCTTTTGCTCCTCACATGACGATTGCGTTTCGAGATTTAACTCGGCAAAACTTTAAAGCTGCTTGGCCAGAGTTTGCCCAACGTCAGTTACATTTTGAGTTTATTGCTGAAAATTTAACACTGCTATTACACGACGGTAAGCGCTGGAATGTTAAATCAGAGTTTGGTTTTTCACTCTAG
- a CDS encoding YciI family protein, whose product MPWFVKIEAGTVDKPLFDQYVPAHKAYVKELIAKGHKARTGYWAQLGGGMLLFEANSMDEAQTIVAADPLVKNGCVDYQLYEWKIVVE is encoded by the coding sequence ATGCCTTGGTTTGTCAAAATTGAAGCCGGTACAGTCGATAAACCCCTCTTTGACCAATACGTACCCGCCCATAAAGCCTACGTTAAAGAGTTAATTGCCAAAGGACACAAAGCCCGGACAGGTTATTGGGCGCAGTTGGGAGGAGGCATGTTGCTGTTTGAGGCGAACTCAATGGATGAAGCTCAAACGATTGTCGCTGCTGACCCATTGGTAAAAAACGGCTGCGTTGACTATCAACTTTACGAATGGAAAATTGTAGTCGAATAA
- a CDS encoding phasin family protein — MAGFGDIVQKAFYLGVGLASYAGEKAGGKLAELRSQVQKLADEMVAKGEMNTEEARRFVEEMMKQAQQPQPPSETSDKTHPSEPRRIEILEEDEEPTVKQPSTENVDHLRQQVLELQEELKKLQND, encoded by the coding sequence ATGGCTGGTTTTGGTGATATTGTTCAAAAAGCTTTTTACCTCGGTGTCGGCTTAGCTTCTTACGCAGGTGAGAAAGCTGGGGGAAAATTAGCAGAACTGCGATCACAAGTCCAAAAACTGGCAGATGAAATGGTGGCAAAGGGCGAAATGAACACCGAAGAAGCCCGCCGCTTCGTCGAAGAAATGATGAAGCAAGCTCAACAGCCCCAACCACCCAGTGAAACCTCAGACAAAACACATCCTTCTGAACCTCGCCGCATCGAAATCTTAGAGGAAGACGAAGAACCAACTGTTAAACAACCCTCAACCGAGAATGTAGATCATTTGCGTCAGCAAGTGTTAGAACTGCAAGAAGAGTTAAAAAAACTGCAAAACGATTAA
- the queF gene encoding preQ(1) synthase, producing MTIDKSSETVYQPNSEMKYGEREIAEGQLITFPNPRVGRRYDISISLPEFTCKCPFSGYPDFATIYITYIPDERVVELKALKLYINSYRDRYISHEESANQILDDFVAACDPLDVTVKADFTPRGNVHTVVEVRHQKQ from the coding sequence ATGACTATTGACAAATCATCCGAAACTGTGTATCAGCCAAATTCAGAAATGAAGTATGGCGAACGGGAAATTGCCGAAGGGCAATTAATTACATTTCCTAATCCCCGTGTGGGCAGACGATACGATATTAGTATTAGTTTGCCGGAATTTACATGCAAATGTCCGTTTTCTGGCTATCCTGACTTTGCCACAATTTATATTACCTACATCCCTGACGAACGGGTAGTAGAGTTAAAGGCGCTTAAACTTTACATTAACAGTTACCGCGATCGTTATATTTCTCACGAAGAATCAGCTAATCAAATTTTGGATGATTTTGTTGCAGCTTGTGACCCTTTAGATGTGACAGTAAAAGCAGATTTTACCCCCCGTGGAAATGTGCATACTGTTGTAGAAGTACGGCATCAAAAGCAATAA
- a CDS encoding adenylate kinase has product MNRVAVFGNAGGGKSTLSKRLAEMTGLPLVAIDLLKYKPSGGEVPYEEYKAVHDQLLQQNQWIIDGYGSLDTVWERLEIADTLVYLDMPVLQHYWWVTKRFLKGFLVPPEGWPKNSPLLQGTLNSYYTVWLCNKKLTPKYREYVNQAKETKRVYHLQSPNDVEEFYRTIKIVNSEQ; this is encoded by the coding sequence ATGAATAGGGTCGCTGTATTTGGTAATGCTGGAGGCGGTAAATCTACTCTTAGCAAACGTTTGGCAGAAATGACTGGTTTGCCCTTGGTTGCTATAGACCTTCTAAAATATAAACCAAGCGGTGGAGAAGTCCCATACGAGGAGTATAAAGCTGTTCATGATCAACTCCTTCAGCAAAACCAGTGGATCATTGATGGATACGGTTCATTAGATACAGTGTGGGAACGCCTAGAAATTGCAGATACCTTAGTGTACTTGGATATGCCAGTTCTCCAACATTATTGGTGGGTAACTAAGCGATTCTTGAAAGGATTTCTAGTACCACCAGAAGGTTGGCCTAAGAATAGCCCGCTTTTGCAGGGTACACTGAACAGTTACTATACTGTTTGGCTGTGCAACAAAAAGCTAACTCCTAAGTACCGAGAGTATGTAAATCAAGCAAAAGAAACTAAGAGAGTTTACCATCTTCAGTCTCCTAATGATGTGGAAGAGTTCTACCGGACTATTAAAATAGTGAACAGTGAACAGTGA
- the pstS gene encoding phosphate ABC transporter substrate-binding protein PstS — translation MSAQLLFQRRACLLSIIAILLSITSCTAENRRTKNVSLIGAGASFPAPLYQRWFADYNQQNPNVEINYQSVGSSVGVQQLSNGTVDFAASDVAITDEQAAKIKQGVIALPVTAGAIVLAYNLPKIPTGLKLSRQVYINIFLGKIKNWHDPQIALANPGINLPNLPIQVVHRADGSGTTSVLTQHLSAINPEWKRKVGAGKSIAWLVGIGAKGNEGVTAQVQQISGAIGYVEYAYATQNKIPIAALENKSGNYIIPTPESAAKTLEAVTLPADKLIAFITDPTDAQSYPIVTYTWLLTYKQYQDPVKAQALKNFVNWAVTEGQKSSLELGYIPLSKKVVVKIQSATKKIAE, via the coding sequence ATGTCTGCTCAACTTTTATTTCAGCGACGAGCTTGCCTTCTGAGCATAATCGCTATCTTGTTGAGTATCACATCCTGCACGGCTGAAAATAGAAGGACGAAGAATGTTTCCTTGATTGGTGCTGGAGCGAGTTTTCCTGCACCTTTATATCAACGCTGGTTTGCAGATTACAACCAGCAAAACCCCAACGTAGAAATTAACTATCAATCGGTAGGGAGCAGCGTTGGTGTGCAGCAACTCAGCAATGGGACTGTAGACTTTGCAGCTAGTGATGTAGCAATTACCGATGAACAAGCAGCTAAAATTAAACAGGGAGTAATTGCTTTACCCGTAACTGCTGGGGCGATCGTCTTAGCTTACAATCTTCCTAAGATACCAACTGGCCTAAAGCTATCACGCCAAGTTTACATAAATATCTTCTTAGGCAAAATTAAAAATTGGCATGATCCTCAAATAGCTTTAGCTAATCCAGGGATAAATTTGCCCAATCTCCCGATTCAAGTTGTACACCGAGCTGATGGTAGTGGTACTACAAGCGTATTGACGCAACACCTTAGCGCTATCAACCCAGAATGGAAACGCAAAGTCGGGGCTGGTAAATCCATAGCATGGTTAGTAGGAATTGGTGCTAAGGGTAATGAAGGTGTTACCGCCCAGGTTCAGCAAATCTCAGGCGCTATTGGCTATGTGGAGTACGCTTACGCGACACAAAATAAAATCCCTATTGCTGCTTTAGAAAATAAATCTGGCAATTACATCATACCCACACCAGAATCGGCGGCTAAAACTTTAGAAGCAGTGACATTACCTGCCGATAAATTAATTGCTTTTATTACCGATCCTACAGATGCCCAATCTTATCCCATCGTCACTTACACTTGGCTGTTAACTTATAAACAATATCAAGATCCAGTTAAAGCTCAAGCATTAAAAAACTTTGTGAACTGGGCTGTAACTGAGGGGCAAAAATCTAGTCTGGAACTGGGATATATTCCTCTATCTAAAAAAGTTGTAGTTAAGATACAGTCTGCCACCAAAAAGATTGCCGAATAG
- a CDS encoding cytochrome c biogenesis protein encodes MTLDDSPSTELRWWSIPGRFLRQELLPVLTNLRLAIALLLLIALFSISGTVIEQGRSPAFYQANYPEHPALFGFLTWKVIQVVGLDHVYRTWWFLSLLILFGTSLTACTFTRQLPALKAARRWKYYEEPRQFQKLALSAELDTGSLNSLNEILQKRRYKIFQENSNILYARKGIVGRIGPIIVHVGIVTILLGGILGAMTGFMAQEMVASGNTFQVQNIVDAGPWASTKMLKDWSVRVNRFWIDYTPTGGIDQFYSDMSVLNNQGQEVDHKKIFVNQPLRYHGVTFYQTDWGISAVRIQFNKSPIFQLPMALLNTNGQGRIWGSWIPTKPDLSEGVSLIAKDLQGMVLIYDATGKLVDTVRTGMAAKVNGVNLKIVDVIGSTGLQIKSDPGIPMVYSGFAVLMLGTVMSYFSHSQIWALQKGDRLYVGGKTNRAQVAFEQEVLDILDQLSSPSKNDDQTNTTESLASNPPL; translated from the coding sequence ATGACTTTAGATGATTCCCCGTCCACAGAGTTACGTTGGTGGTCAATACCTGGGCGATTTTTACGGCAAGAGCTTTTGCCTGTACTGACAAATTTACGACTAGCGATCGCCCTTTTGTTATTAATCGCTTTGTTCAGCATCAGCGGTACTGTGATTGAGCAAGGTCGCTCACCCGCATTCTATCAAGCTAACTACCCTGAACATCCTGCCTTATTTGGTTTTTTGACTTGGAAGGTCATCCAAGTAGTCGGGTTAGACCATGTGTATCGTACTTGGTGGTTCCTGTCATTACTGATTTTGTTCGGCACTAGCTTAACTGCTTGTACTTTCACTCGTCAGTTACCAGCCTTAAAAGCTGCCCGTCGCTGGAAATATTATGAAGAACCACGACAATTTCAAAAATTAGCTTTGAGCGCAGAATTAGATACTGGTTCTCTCAATTCTCTAAATGAAATCTTACAAAAGCGCCGCTATAAAATTTTTCAAGAAAACAGTAATATTCTCTATGCCCGCAAAGGAATAGTCGGACGCATCGGCCCCATCATTGTCCATGTGGGCATTGTGACTATTTTGCTGGGGGGAATTTTGGGCGCAATGACTGGATTTATGGCTCAGGAAATGGTTGCTAGTGGCAATACATTTCAGGTACAAAATATCGTCGATGCGGGGCCTTGGGCATCAACTAAAATGCTGAAAGATTGGTCTGTGCGCGTCAATCGTTTTTGGATTGATTACACTCCCACTGGCGGAATTGATCAGTTTTATTCAGATATGTCTGTCTTGAATAATCAAGGACAAGAAGTTGACCACAAAAAGATTTTTGTGAATCAGCCATTACGTTATCATGGCGTAACTTTCTATCAAACTGATTGGGGAATTTCAGCAGTTAGGATTCAATTTAATAAAAGCCCCATTTTTCAGTTACCAATGGCATTATTAAACACTAACGGTCAAGGACGGATTTGGGGAAGTTGGATTCCGACAAAGCCAGATTTAAGTGAGGGTGTGTCTTTAATTGCCAAAGACTTGCAAGGCATGGTGTTAATTTATGATGCCACTGGGAAATTAGTTGATACTGTGCGTACTGGCATGGCTGCCAAAGTGAATGGTGTGAATCTCAAAATCGTGGATGTAATTGGTAGTACAGGCTTGCAAATAAAATCCGACCCAGGTATACCGATGGTTTACTCAGGGTTTGCTGTGCTGATGTTAGGTACAGTGATGAGCTACTTTTCGCATTCACAAATTTGGGCATTACAAAAAGGCGATCGCTTGTATGTCGGCGGTAAAACAAATCGCGCTCAGGTGGCTTTTGAACAGGAAGTTTTAGATATTTTAGATCAGCTAAGTTCACCATCAAAAAATGACGATCAAACCAACACAACAGAATCTCTAGCATCTAATCCACCACTTTAG
- a CDS encoding cytochrome c biogenesis protein CcdA, translating into MFENLQTRLYELEQFANSLVANQLTHLSLLSIGIIFVAGLLTSLTPCMLSMLPITIGYIGGYEAKNRLQAAIQSTWFALGLATTLAGLGITAAVVGKVYGQVGIGLPIIVSIIAILMGLNLLEALPLQFPSLGETNWISPDLPPGVRSYSIGLTFGLVASPCSTPVLASLLGWVASTQDLILGAVLLLTYTAGYVAPLILAGTFTASIKKLLELRRWSGWINPVSGVLLVGFGVFSLISRIPFGSF; encoded by the coding sequence ATGTTTGAAAATCTGCAAACTCGACTTTACGAATTAGAACAATTTGCCAACTCTCTTGTTGCGAACCAATTAACGCATCTGAGTTTACTGAGTATTGGTATTATTTTCGTAGCTGGCTTACTCACTAGTCTCACGCCCTGTATGCTTTCCATGTTGCCTATTACTATTGGCTACATCGGCGGTTACGAAGCAAAAAACCGCTTGCAAGCTGCGATTCAATCAACATGGTTTGCTTTGGGATTGGCTACTACATTAGCAGGATTGGGTATTACGGCGGCTGTGGTTGGTAAAGTCTATGGTCAAGTGGGAATTGGTTTACCAATTATTGTCAGCATTATTGCTATTTTGATGGGGCTAAATTTATTAGAAGCATTGCCTCTACAATTTCCTTCCTTAGGCGAAACCAATTGGATTTCGCCGGATTTACCGCCAGGAGTGCGTTCTTACTCAATCGGGTTGACTTTTGGTTTAGTGGCATCTCCTTGTAGCACTCCGGTTTTAGCTAGTTTGTTGGGTTGGGTTGCTAGCACCCAAGATTTAATTTTAGGCGCTGTTTTGCTGCTGACTTATACAGCCGGGTATGTTGCACCTTTGATTTTGGCAGGCACTTTTACGGCTTCTATCAAAAAGTTACTGGAGTTACGGCGCTGGTCTGGATGGATTAACCCGGTTAGTGGTGTGCTGTTGGTAGGATTTGGCGTGTTTTCCTTAATTTCTCGCATTCCCTTTGGCAGTTTTTAA